In a single window of the Daphnia carinata strain CSIRO-1 chromosome 4, CSIRO_AGI_Dcar_HiC_V3, whole genome shotgun sequence genome:
- the LOC130687388 gene encoding CDK-activating kinase assembly factor MAT1-like, giving the protein MDDYQTCPKCKTTKYRNPAMVLMVNTCGHALCESCVELLFAKGSGACPECKCPLRRNNFRVQLFEDPAVDKEVDIRKRILKEFNKRQEDFPTLREYNDYLEEVETIIFNLVFDIDPTNTNKMIDNYKKENKDITQKNRNRQSQEEMELEELLEAEKAQQSEKANLYVNAELEEKKQKHKAREKLIDELMFSDADAKSIVASHVQATAALAKEQPKAAAQPGVVKSSKFSSGVQIGLRGQHTNSFLPIPKQEDLPLYRYTAPVFDYDGPPPPPIEKLGKLNYFANIRAANITERAGGYTEAMSCCRALQEALGGLFYSPQLMHKTAVLATNSSTQDTDDMETT; this is encoded by the exons ATGGACGATTATCAAACGTGCCCAAAATGCAAAACCACCAAATACCGAAATCCCGCAATGGTCTTGATGGTGAATACCTGTGGCCATGCACTCTGCGAGTCCTGTGTCGAACTGCTTTTCGCCAAAG GCTCTGGGGCTTGCCCGGAATGCAAGTGTCCCCTCAGAAGGAACAATTTTAGAGTTCAGCTCTTTGAGGATCCCGCTGTGGATAAAGAGGTTGATATCCGGAAGAGGATTCTAAAAGAGTTCAACAAACGCCAGGAAGATTTCCCCACATTGAGAGAGTACAATGATTATCTCGAAGAGGTAGAGACAATCATCTTCAATTTGGTTTTTGATATAGACCCAACGAATACCAATAAGATGATTGACaactacaaaaaagaaaacaaggacaTAACTCAAAAGAATCGAAACAGACAAAGCCAAGAAGAGATGGAGTTGGAAGAGCTTTTGGAagccgaaaaggcccaacaaTCTGAAAAGGCCAATTTGTACGTCAATGCTGaactggaagaaaagaaacaaaagcacAAGGCTCGAGAAAAACTCATCGACGAGCTAATGTTCTCTGATGCAGATGCAAAGTCCATCGTAGCCTCTCACGTTCAAGCTACGGCTGCCTTAGCCAAAGAGCAGCCGAAAGCAGCTGCCCAGCCTGGGGTTGTCAAATCAAGTAAATTCTCATCCGGAGTACAGATTGGCCTTCGCGGGCAACACACGAATTCGTTCCTTCCCATTCCCAAACAAGAAGATTTGCCACTGTATCGTTACACGGCTCCCGTGTTCGACTATGACGGACCCCCACCTCCGCCTATCGAGAAGCttggaaaattgaattatttcgCCAACATCCGAGCTGCGAACATCACTGAAAGAGCCGGTGGCTACACAGAAGCAATGTCTTGCTGTCGGGCCCTCCAAGAGGCATTGGGGGGATTGTTTTATAGCCCGCAATTGATGCATAAGACAGCCGTACTAGCTACCAATTCTTCGACCCAAGATACCGACGACATGGAGacaacataa
- the LOC130687385 gene encoding serine incorporator 5-like, protein MAKRGCCSSQLECCFGRLGCRFCCRCCPTAFESTTTRLMYTLMLLLGTGFMCVSLTPHIEEILEDHIPHFEATCELLKIGGKCQLLVGYMAVYRTAFALSGFFFLMSLVTVGIKTSRGFRAGFHNGAWLWKFLLLIGIGVGVFCLPSERIAHFQIVWMYIALVGAVAFVLIQLWLLVFFARSLGNKINHRVAEGGNPVCWYGVSSMCTLLCFAISVIGTMALFSFFTTWEGCTTNKIFIGINAGLCLFLSVVSALICCGPKETHSALLQASIISVYITYLTWTAVSSIPREPTPSPESSVQPPQSKSLMEIPENGGISDQKFYCGPEGAAFDYNEFVLPYVGVVIMFFSVVYSSLGTSADSAVALGVTGHRRGSDRNAERTKKSSSCLPPCCKAADRGDSTNDGSGGETGDGGGQRVLRNERDGTVYNYSLFHVVFCLASMYIMMTLTAWLRPEQATLSSFNQNWPTVWIKMGSSWACVLLYLIALPLRRFGRYSRVGGGVVDNGSQPLTTSQRIQTREIYERETVT, encoded by the exons ATGGCCAAACGAGGGTGCTGCAGTTCGCAA CTTGAGTGTTGTTTTGGGAGACTTGGATGCAGGTTCTGCTGCAGATGCTGCCCCACGGCTTTTGAGTCGACAACAACTAGACTAATGTACACACTGATGCTGCTTTTGGGAACAGGTTTCATGTGTGTCAGCCTCACCCCACATATAGAAGAAATACTAGAAGACCAT ATACCTCATTTTGAAGCCACCTGCGAATTGCTGAAAATTGGTGGGAAATGCCAACTGTTGGTGGGATATATGGCCGTCTATCGAACTGCTTTCGCCTTGTCTGGATTTTTCTTCCTCATGTCGCTGGTGACTGTTGGTATCAAGACTAGCCGAGGCTTTAGGGCTGGATTTCACAACGGTGCTTGGTTATGGAAGTTCCTTTTGTTGATTGGAATCGGAGTCGGAGTATTTTGCCTACCCAGTGAACGAATCGCTCATTTCCAAATAG TTTGGATGTACATAGCCCTCGTAGGAGCAGTGGCGTTCGTCCTCATTCAGTTGTGGCTCCTCGTCTTCTTCGCGCGAAGCCTTGGCAACAAAATCAATCACAGAGTAGCCGAAGGCGGGAATCCTGTCTGCTGGTACGGAG TGTCTTCCATGTGTACGTTATTGTGTTTCGCCATCAGCGTCATCGGCACCATGGCTCTGTTCAGCTTCTTCACAACTTGGGAAGGCTGCACGACTAATAAGATTTTCATCGGAATCAACGCCGGCTTGTGCCTTTTCTTGTCAGTCGTATCCGCCCTCATCTGTTGTGGACCAA AAGAAACCCATTCTGCCTTGCTCCAAGCGAGTATCATTTCAGTTTATATTACTTACCTGACGTGGACGGCTGTTTCGAGTATTCCAAGGGAGCCGACCCCTTCTCCCGAATCGTCTGTTCAACCGCCACAATCCAAAAGTTTGATG GAAATACCAGAGAATGGGGGCATATCGGATCAAAAGTTCTATTGCGGACCAGAAGGTGCGGCATTCGACTACAACGAGTTTGTCTTACCTTACGTGGGTGTGGTCATCATGTTTTTCTCCGTGGTTTACTCCAG CTTAGGCACGTCGGCCGACAGTGCAGTGGCGCTCGGCGTGACCGGCCACCGGCGGGGCTCCGACCGAAACGCCGAACGAACAAAGAAATCGTCATCGTGTCTTCCACCCTGTTGTAAAGCTGCCGACCGTG GTGATTCGACGAACGATGGGAGTGGCGGGGAGACGGGTGACGGTGGTGGACAACGAGTTCTTCGTAACGAACGCGACGGCACGGTCTACAATTACAGCCTCTTTCACGTCGTTTTTTGTCTGGCTTCCATGTACATCATGATGACGCTAACCGCATGGCTGAG GCCGGAGCAAGCAACCCTGTCGAGTTTCAATCAAAACTGGCCTACCGTATGGATTAAAATGGGGTCGTCGTGGGCCTGCGTGCTCCTCTACCTGATCGCCTTACCCCTACGCCGGTTTGGACGTTACAGCCGGGTCGGCGGTGGTGTCGTCGATAACGGTTCTCAACCCCTCACCACCTCACAGCGCATCCAGACGAGGGAGATATACGAGCGAGAAACGGTGACTTAA